CGAGCCCGGGGCCGGGGAACGGCTGGCGGCCGACGATGACCTCGGGCAGCCCCAGCTGACGGCCGATCGCGCGTACCTCGTCCTTGAACAGGGTGCGCAGCGGCTCGACCAGCTCGAACTGCAGATCTTCCGGCAGGCCGCCCACGTTGTGGTGGCTCTTGATGTTCGCCGTGCCGGTTCCGCCACCGGACTCCACGACATCCGGATACAGCGTGCCCTGCACGAGGAACCGGATCGGGTCGCCGTCGGCTGCGGACTCCGCCACGAGCTCGGCCTGCGCCTGCTCGAAGGTGCGGATGAACTCGCGTCCGATGATCTTGCGCTTCTGCTCCGGGTCGCTGACGCCCTCGAGCGCGTCGAGGAACTGCTGCTCGGCGTCGATGGTGATCAACCGGATGCCGGTGGCCGTGACGTAATCCTCTTCGACCTGGCGGCGCTCGTCCTTGCGCAGCAGGCCGTGATCGACGAACACGCAGGTGAGCTGATCGCCCACGGCGGCGTGCACGAGTGCGGCGGCGACGGCGGAATCCACCCCGCCGGACAGGCCGCAGATCACCTTGCCGGTGCCGATCTGGGCGCGAATCCGCTCCACCTGCTCGGCGATGACGTTGCCGGGGTTCCAGTCGCCGGGGATTCCCGCCGCGGTGTGCAAGAAGTTCTCCAGCACACGCTGGCCGAACTCGGAGTGCTTGACCTCGGGGTGCCACTGCACGCCGTAGAGCTTGCGCTCGTCGTTGGCGAACGCGGCAACCGGGGTCGACTCGCTCGACGCCAGCACCTCGAACCCGTCCGGTGCC
This Salinibacterium sp. ZJ450 DNA region includes the following protein-coding sequences:
- the guaA gene encoding glutamine-hydrolyzing GMP synthase, whose translation is MVTAPGTSHQPVLVVDFGAQYAQLIARRVREANVYSEIVPHTISAAEVAAKNPAGIVLSGGPSSVYEEGSPSLDTGILALGVPVLGICYGFQVMATQLGGEVSQTGQREYGATPVTLKGNGGTLLAGQPIAQTTWMSHGDAVSKAPDGFEVLASSESTPVAAFANDERKLYGVQWHPEVKHSEFGQRVLENFLHTAAGIPGDWNPGNVIAEQVERIRAQIGTGKVICGLSGGVDSAVAAALVHAAVGDQLTCVFVDHGLLRKDERRQVEEDYVTATGIRLITIDAEQQFLDALEGVSDPEQKRKIIGREFIRTFEQAQAELVAESAADGDPIRFLVQGTLYPDVVESGGGTGTANIKSHHNVGGLPEDLQFELVEPLRTLFKDEVRAIGRQLGLPEVIVGRQPFPGPGLGIRIVGEVTKDRLDLLREADAIVRAELTMAGLDGDIWQCPVVLLADVRSVGVQGDGRTYGHPIVLRPVSSEDAMTADWTRVPYDVLARISNRITNEVKDVNRVVLDVTSKPPGTIEWE